Proteins found in one Streptococcus mitis genomic segment:
- a CDS encoding hemolysin family protein, which translates to MEDPSSQNLLLQFVLLFILMVLNAFFSATEMAMVSLNRARVEQKAEEGDRRYIRLLKVLENPNHFLSTIQVGITLITILSGASLAETLGREIASWLGNGETSYAVASFLSLAFLTYISIVFGELYPKRIALNLKDALAIRTAPVIIGLGKLVSPFVWLLSASTNLLSRLTPMTFDDADEKMTRDEIEYMLTNSEETLDADEIEMLQGIFSLDELMAREVMVPRTDAFMVDIQDDSQAIIQSILKQNFSRIPVYDGDKDNVIGIIHTKSLLNAGFVDGFDNIVWKKILQDPLFVPETIFVDDLLKELRNTQRQMAILLDEYGGMAGLVTLEDLLEEIVGEIDDETDKAEIEVHKIGEDTYIVQGTMNLNDFNDYFDVELESDDVDTIAGYYLTGVGTIPTTEKLSYELVSQNKQLILTNDKVKNGRVTKVKVQITEVEIEEETE; encoded by the coding sequence ATGGAAGACCCAAGTAGTCAGAATTTGTTGCTACAATTTGTTTTATTGTTTATCTTGATGGTGTTAAATGCCTTTTTCTCAGCCACAGAAATGGCCATGGTTTCACTTAACCGTGCGCGGGTTGAACAAAAGGCAGAAGAAGGAGATAGACGCTATATCCGTCTGCTCAAGGTACTAGAAAATCCTAACCACTTTTTATCAACCATTCAAGTAGGGATTACCCTGATTACGATCTTATCTGGGGCGAGTTTGGCAGAAACTCTGGGACGAGAAATTGCATCTTGGCTTGGAAATGGTGAAACATCTTATGCCGTTGCAAGTTTTCTATCTTTAGCATTTTTGACTTATATTTCCATCGTTTTTGGGGAATTGTATCCTAAGAGAATCGCTCTTAATCTAAAAGATGCTTTGGCGATTCGTACAGCTCCAGTTATCATTGGGCTGGGGAAACTAGTTAGTCCCTTTGTTTGGCTCTTGTCTGCATCTACCAATCTCTTGAGTCGCTTGACTCCTATGACCTTTGACGATGCTGACGAAAAAATGACCCGTGATGAAATTGAGTACATGTTGACCAATAGTGAAGAAACACTAGATGCTGATGAAATTGAGATGTTACAGGGGATTTTTTCACTGGATGAATTGATGGCCAGAGAAGTCATGGTTCCTCGAACAGATGCCTTTATGGTGGATATTCAGGATGATAGTCAAGCCATTATCCAAAGTATTTTAAAACAAAACTTCTCTCGTATCCCTGTCTATGATGGAGACAAGGATAACGTGATTGGGATCATTCACACCAAGAGTCTCCTTAATGCGGGCTTTGTGGACGGTTTTGACAATATTGTTTGGAAGAAAATCTTACAAGATCCACTTTTTGTTCCTGAAACTATTTTTGTGGATGACTTGTTAAAAGAATTGCGCAATACTCAAAGACAAATGGCAATCTTGCTAGATGAATATGGTGGTATGGCTGGTTTGGTGACACTTGAAGACCTCCTAGAGGAAATCGTTGGGGAAATCGATGACGAAACAGATAAGGCTGAAATCGAAGTCCATAAGATTGGAGAAGATACTTATATCGTTCAAGGTACCATGAATCTCAATGATTTTAATGACTACTTTGATGTTGAACTGGAAAGTGATGACGTTGATACCATCGCTGGTTACTATTTGACAGGAGTTGGGACCATTCCAACGACTGAGAAACTCAGCTATGAATTGGTCAGCCAAAACAAACAACTTATCCTAACCAATGATAAAGTGAAAAATGGACGTGTTACCAAGGTAAAAGTCCAAATTACCGAAGTTGAAATAGAAGAAGAAACAGAGTAA
- a CDS encoding peptide ABC transporter substrate-binding protein, producing MKKSRVFVAAGVALFATGVLVACGNSKSSDSTAPKTYGYVYSADPETLDYLISGKESTKVATSNGIDGLFTNDKYGNLTPAVAEDWSVSKDGLTYTYKIRKGVKWMTSDGEEYAEVTAKDFVNGLKHAADKKSEALYLAETSVKGLSDYLAGNSKDFSTVGVKAVDDYTLEYTLNQPEPYWNSKMVYSIFWPLNEEFEKSKGSDFAKATDPTSLLYNGPFLLKGLTAKSSIEFAKNEQYWDKENVHLDTATLAYFDGSDQESLERNFTSGAYSFARLYPTSSNFSKVEESYKDNIFYTPSGAGIGGLGVNIDRQNYKYTSKTTDEEKTSTKKALLNKDFRQALNFAFDRTGYSAQVNGKEGAPLAVRNLFVKPDFVTAGEKTFGDLVAEKVKTYGDEWKDVNFADGQDGLFNADKAKAEFAKAKTALEAEGVKFPIHLDIPVDQTSKNFVARIQSFKQSVEKVLGEENVVIDIQQISKDEFFNATYYAANAAAEDWDLSGAVGWNPDYEDPSTYLDILKSTNSEQTKTYMGYDDPSNAAAAKVGVKDYDKLLDEAGKETSDLNKRYEKYAAAQAWLTDSSLFLPAMSSSGAAPFISRVVPFSASYSQSGDKGSNLYFKYIQLQDKVVTKADYEQAREKWLKEKKESNEKVQKELTKHVK from the coding sequence ATGAAAAAAAGTAGAGTCTTTGTTGCAGCAGGAGTTGCTTTATTTGCGACGGGTGTGTTAGTAGCTTGTGGGAATTCAAAATCATCTGATTCGACAGCTCCAAAAACTTATGGCTATGTCTATTCGGCTGATCCAGAAACATTGGACTATCTTATCTCTGGAAAAGAGAGTACGAAAGTGGCTACTTCAAACGGGATCGATGGCCTCTTCACAAATGACAAATATGGGAATTTGACTCCTGCGGTTGCAGAAGACTGGTCTGTATCAAAGGACGGATTGACATATACCTACAAAATTCGTAAAGGTGTCAAATGGATGACATCCGATGGTGAAGAATATGCCGAAGTGACTGCTAAAGACTTCGTGAATGGATTGAAACATGCGGCAGATAAGAAATCAGAAGCTCTATATCTAGCTGAAACTTCTGTTAAAGGTTTATCTGATTATTTGGCTGGGAATTCAAAAGATTTCTCTACAGTAGGTGTTAAAGCGGTTGATGACTATACTCTTGAGTATACTTTGAACCAACCAGAACCTTACTGGAACTCTAAGATGGTTTATTCAATTTTCTGGCCATTAAACGAAGAATTTGAAAAATCAAAAGGCTCTGATTTTGCTAAAGCGACAGATCCTACATCATTGCTATATAATGGACCTTTCTTGCTCAAAGGTTTGACTGCTAAATCTTCTATCGAATTTGCTAAGAACGAGCAGTACTGGGATAAAGAGAATGTTCATTTAGATACAGCAACACTTGCATATTTTGATGGTTCGGACCAAGAATCACTTGAGCGTAACTTTACAAGTGGAGCTTATAGTTTTGCTCGTCTTTACCCAACAAGTTCAAACTTCTCAAAGGTAGAGGAGTCATACAAGGATAATATTTTCTACACTCCATCAGGAGCTGGTATTGGAGGTTTAGGTGTAAATATCGATCGACAAAATTACAAATATACATCTAAAACGACAGATGAAGAGAAAACATCTACTAAGAAAGCTCTTCTTAACAAAGACTTCCGCCAAGCCTTGAACTTTGCCTTTGACCGTACAGGTTATTCTGCTCAAGTTAACGGTAAAGAAGGTGCTCCTCTCGCAGTTCGTAATTTATTTGTGAAACCAGACTTTGTGACTGCAGGCGAAAAAACTTTCGGTGACTTGGTTGCTGAAAAAGTTAAGACTTATGGAGATGAGTGGAAAGATGTAAACTTTGCTGATGGTCAAGACGGTCTCTTTAACGCTGACAAAGCTAAAGCAGAATTTGCTAAAGCTAAAACTGCTCTGGAAGCAGAAGGTGTGAAATTCCCTATCCACTTGGATATTCCAGTAGACCAAACCTCTAAAAACTTTGTCGCACGGATTCAGTCGTTCAAACAATCAGTTGAAAAAGTTTTAGGCGAAGAAAATGTTGTCATCGATATTCAACAAATTTCTAAAGATGAATTCTTTAATGCGACTTATTATGCTGCTAATGCGGCAGCTGAGGATTGGGATCTTTCAGGTGCGGTTGGATGGAATCCTGACTATGAAGATCCATCAACTTACCTTGATATCCTTAAATCAACTAATAGTGAGCAAACGAAAACTTATATGGGGTATGATGACCCATCAAATGCAGCTGCAGCTAAAGTTGGTGTGAAAGATTACGATAAATTGCTTGATGAAGCTGGAAAAGAAACAAGTGATCTTAACAAACGTTATGAAAAATATGCTGCTGCTCAAGCTTGGTTGACAGACAGTTCACTCTTCTTACCAGCTATGTCTTCTAGTGGTGCTGCACCATTCATTTCTCGTGTTGTACCATTCTCAGCTTCTTATAGCCAATCTGGAGACAAAGGTTCAAATCTCTACTTCAAATATATTCAGTTACAAGACAAAGTTGTAACAAAGGCTGATTATGAACAAGCTCGTGAGAAATGGCTCAAAGAGAAAAAAGAATCAAACGAAAAAGTTCAAAAAGAATTGACTAAACACGTTAAATAA
- a CDS encoding ABC transporter permease, producing the protein MKKYIFMRVLRSLVSIFLVTTLTYTIIYTMVPRKLIFKQDTNYNKIATTADKRDNYENTVYERMGYIEYYDTKELQEKASQMDASVTVEANDTNKAIYEKYIKQIGHGWTLGEFTESGQFYATREIPIFERVFHFYANLIDIDHTNKIQDPENPDLKRYLRFENDPAIGWSLVGSGTKHKYLLYFNSQFPFVHQNFVNINLGDSYPTYANSPVLQVITQGQGQTKTSQVQFPTGKKTSSVNIYSRTYKSPSQADSREVANYGKDDPYTATESNYQYPSMIASSAVVGLIGLVISYAIAVPLGSAMARFKNTWIDSFSTGALTFLMALPTIALVYIVRLIGSSIGLPDSFPILGAGDWRSYVLPAVILGLLGAPGTAIWIRRYMIDLQSQDFVRFARAKGLSEKEISNKHIFKNAMVPLVSGIPGAVIGVIGGATLTETVFAFPGMGKMLIDSVKASNNSMVVGLVFIFTCISIFSLLLGDIWMTIIDPRIKLTEKGGK; encoded by the coding sequence ATGAAGAAATATATTTTTATGCGTGTCTTGCGGTCATTGGTTTCTATCTTCTTAGTAACAACCTTGACTTACACGATTATCTATACAATGGTTCCTCGAAAATTGATTTTCAAACAGGATACCAACTATAACAAGATTGCGACAACTGCTGATAAACGTGATAACTATGAGAATACTGTCTATGAGCGTATGGGCTATATCGAGTACTACGATACCAAAGAGTTGCAAGAAAAAGCTAGCCAGATGGATGCTTCTGTAACCGTTGAAGCCAATGATACCAACAAGGCCATCTATGAAAAATACATTAAACAAATCGGTCATGGTTGGACCCTGGGAGAATTTACTGAAAGTGGCCAATTCTACGCTACTCGTGAAATCCCAATTTTTGAACGTGTTTTTCACTTCTATGCTAACTTGATTGACATTGATCATACAAATAAAATTCAAGACCCTGAAAATCCAGACTTGAAGCGTTACCTTCGTTTCGAAAACGATCCAGCGATCGGATGGTCATTGGTCGGTTCAGGAACAAAACACAAATATCTCTTGTACTTCAACAGTCAGTTCCCGTTTGTGCATCAAAATTTTGTGAACATTAATTTAGGTGACTCTTATCCAACCTATGCTAATAGCCCTGTTTTACAGGTTATTACTCAAGGACAAGGGCAAACAAAAACATCTCAAGTTCAGTTCCCAACAGGTAAGAAAACTTCTTCTGTAAATATTTACTCAAGAACCTACAAATCACCTAGTCAGGCTGATTCTCGTGAAGTAGCTAACTATGGGAAAGATGACCCATATACTGCAACTGAAAGCAACTACCAATATCCTTCTATGATTGCCAGCTCTGCAGTCGTCGGATTGATTGGTTTGGTGATTTCTTATGCAATTGCAGTACCTCTTGGTTCAGCTATGGCTCGCTTTAAGAACACTTGGATTGATAGTTTCTCAACAGGGGCTTTGACCTTCTTGATGGCTCTTCCAACAATTGCCTTAGTTTATATCGTTCGTTTGATTGGATCATCAATCGGTCTTCCAGATTCATTCCCTATCTTGGGTGCTGGAGATTGGCGTTCTTACGTTTTACCGGCAGTTATCCTTGGTTTATTGGGTGCTCCTGGTACAGCTATTTGGATTCGTCGTTACATGATTGACTTGCAATCACAAGACTTTGTTCGTTTTGCTCGTGCTAAAGGTTTGTCTGAAAAAGAAATTTCAAATAAACACATCTTTAAAAATGCCATGGTTCCACTTGTTTCAGGTATTCCTGGAGCTGTTATCGGGGTTATCGGTGGTGCCACTCTTACTGAAACAGTCTTCGCCTTCCCAGGTATGGGTAAAATGTTGATTGACTCTGTAAAAGCATCCAATAACTCTATGGTCGTTGGTCTTGTCTTCATCTTTACATGTATTTCTATCTTCTCACTTCTTTTGGGAGATATTTGGATGACTATTATTGACCCACGTATTAAATTGACTGAGAAAGGAGGCAAATAA
- the oppC gene encoding oligopeptide ABC transporter permease OppC has protein sequence MSTIDKEKFQFVKRDDFASEAIDAPAYSYWGSVFRQFMKKKSTVVMLGILVAIILMSFIYPMFSKFDFNDVSKVNDFSARYIKPNAEHWFGTDSNGKSLFDGVWFGARNSILISVIATVINLVIGVFVGGIWGISKSVDRVMMEVYNVISNIPSLLIVIVLTYSIGAGFWNLIFAMSVTTWIGIAFMIRVQILRYRDLEYNLASRTLGTPTLKIVAKNIMPQLVSVIVTTMTQMLPSFISYEAFLSFFGLGLPITVPSLGRLISDYSQNVTTNAYLFWIPLTTLVLVSLSLFVVGQNLADASDPRTHR, from the coding sequence ATGTCTACAATCGATAAAGAAAAATTTCAGTTTGTAAAACGTGACGATTTTGCCTCTGAAGCCATTGATGCGCCAGCCTATTCTTACTGGGGATCAGTGTTTAGACAATTTATGAAGAAAAAATCAACTGTAGTCATGTTGGGAATCTTGGTAGCCATCATTTTGATGAGTTTCATCTACCCAATGTTTTCTAAGTTTGATTTTAATGATGTCAGCAAGGTAAACGACTTTAGCGCTCGCTATATCAAGCCAAATGCTGAGCATTGGTTCGGTACAGACAGTAACGGTAAATCTCTTTTTGACGGTGTCTGGTTCGGAGCTCGTAACTCTATCCTCATTTCAGTGATTGCGACAGTGATTAACCTAGTTATCGGTGTCTTTGTCGGTGGTATTTGGGGAATTTCAAAATCAGTTGACCGCGTGATGATGGAAGTTTACAACGTCATCTCAAACATCCCATCTCTTTTGATTGTTATTGTCTTGACTTACTCAATCGGAGCTGGATTCTGGAATCTGATTTTTGCCATGAGTGTAACAACATGGATCGGGATTGCCTTCATGATCCGTGTGCAAATTTTGCGCTATCGTGATTTGGAATACAACTTGGCATCACGTACTTTGGGAACTCCAACCTTGAAGATTGTTGCCAAAAATATCATGCCTCAATTGGTATCTGTTATTGTGACAACCATGACTCAAATGCTTCCAAGCTTTATCTCATACGAAGCCTTCTTGTCATTCTTCGGTCTTGGATTACCGATTACAGTGCCAAGTTTGGGTCGTTTGATTTCAGATTATTCACAAAACGTAACAACTAATGCTTACTTGTTCTGGATTCCATTGACAACTCTTGTCTTGGTATCCTTGTCGCTTTTCGTAGTTGGTCAAAACTTAGCGGATGCTAGTGATCCACGTACACATAGATAG
- a CDS encoding ABC transporter ATP-binding protein, producing the protein MTKEKNVILTARDIVVEFDVRDKVLTAIRGVSLELLEGEVLALVGESGSGKSVLTKTFTGMLEENGRIAQGSIDYRGQDLTALSSHKDWEQIRGAKIATIFQDPMTSLDPIKTIGSQITEVIVKHQGKTAKEAKELAIDYMNKVGIPDADRRFDEYPFQYSGGMRQRIVIAIALACRPDVLICDEPTTALDVTIQAQIIDLLKSLQNEYHFTTIFITHDLGVVASIADKVAVMYAGEIVEYGTVEEVFYDPRHPYTWSLLSSLPQLADDKGDLYSIPGTPPSLYTDLKGDAFALRSDYAMQIDFEQKAPQFSVSETHWAKTWLLHEDAPKVEKPAVIANLHDKIRDKMGFAHLVD; encoded by the coding sequence ATGACAAAAGAAAAAAATGTAATTTTGACTGCTCGCGATATTGTCGTGGAATTTGACGTTCGTGACAAAGTATTGACAGCCATTCGCGGCGTTTCCCTTGAACTACTTGAAGGAGAAGTACTAGCCTTGGTAGGTGAGTCAGGATCAGGAAAATCTGTTTTGACAAAGACCTTCACAGGTATGCTTGAAGAAAATGGTCGCATTGCCCAAGGTAGTATTGACTACCGTGGTCAAGATTTGACAGCCTTGTCTTCTCACAAGGATTGGGAACAAATTCGTGGTGCTAAGATTGCGACTATCTTCCAAGATCCAATGACTAGTTTGGACCCAATTAAAACAATTGGTAGTCAGATTACAGAAGTTATTGTAAAACACCAAGGAAAAACAGCTAAAGAAGCGAAAGAATTGGCCATTGACTACATGAATAAGGTTGGGATTCCAGATGCAGATAGACGTTTTGATGAATACCCATTCCAATATTCTGGAGGAATGCGTCAACGTATCGTTATTGCTATTGCCCTTGCTTGCCGACCTGATGTCTTGATTTGTGATGAGCCAACGACTGCCTTGGATGTAACCATCCAAGCACAGATTATTGATTTGCTAAAATCTTTACAAAACGAGTACCATTTCACAACAATCTTTATCACCCACGACCTTGGTGTGGTGGCAAGTATTGCGGATAAGGTAGCGGTTATGTATGCAGGAGAAATCGTTGAGTATGGAACTGTTGAGGAAGTCTTCTATGATCCTCGCCATCCATATACATGGAGTCTCTTGTCTAGCTTGCCTCAACTTGCTGATGATAAAGGGGATCTTTACTCAATCCCAGGAACACCTCCGTCACTTTATACTGACCTGAAAGGGGATGCCTTTGCCTTGCGTTCTGACTATGCAATGCAGATTGACTTCGAACAAAAGGCTCCTCAATTCTCAGTATCAGAGACGCATTGGGCTAAAACTTGGCTTCTTCATGAGGATGCTCCAAAAGTAGAAAAACCAGCTGTGATTGCAAATCTTCACGATAAGATCCGTGATAAAATGGGATTTGCCCATCTGGTAGACTAG
- a CDS encoding ATP-binding cassette domain-containing protein — translation MSEKLVEIKDLEISFGEGSKKFVAVKNANFFINKGETFSLVGESGSGKTTIGRAIIGLNDTSNGDIIFEGQKINGKKSREQAAELIRRIQMIFQDPAASLNERATVDYIISEGLYNHRLFKDEEERKEKVKNIIREVGLLAEHLTRYPHEFSGGQRQRIGIARALVMQPDFVIADEPISALDVSVRAQVLNLLKKFQKELGLTYLFIAHDLSVVRFISDRIAVIYKGVIVEVAETEELFNNPIHPYTQALLSAVPIPDPILERKKVLKVYDPSQHDYETDKPSMVEIRPGHYVWANQAELARYQQGLN, via the coding sequence ATGTCTGAAAAATTAGTAGAAATCAAAGATTTAGAAATTTCCTTCGGTGAAGGAAGTAAGAAGTTTGTTGCGGTTAAAAATGCCAACTTCTTTATCAACAAGGGAGAAACGTTCTCGCTTGTAGGTGAGTCAGGTAGTGGGAAAACAACTATTGGTCGTGCTATCATCGGTCTTAATGATACAAGTAATGGAGATATCATTTTTGAAGGTCAAAAGATTAATGGTAAGAAATCGCGTGAACAAGCTGCGGAATTGATTCGTCGTATCCAGATGATTTTCCAAGACCCAGCGGCAAGTTTGAATGAACGTGCGACTGTTGATTATATTATTTCTGAAGGTCTTTACAATCACCGCCTGTTTAAGGATGAGGAAGAACGTAAAGAGAAAGTTAAAAATATCATTCGTGAAGTGGGTCTTCTTGCTGAGCATTTGACTCGTTATCCTCATGAGTTTTCAGGTGGTCAACGTCAACGTATAGGTATTGCCCGTGCCTTGGTGATGCAACCAGACTTTGTTATTGCGGATGAGCCAATTTCAGCCTTGGACGTTTCTGTTCGTGCCCAAGTCTTGAACTTGCTTAAAAAATTCCAAAAAGAGCTCGGTTTGACCTATCTCTTCATCGCCCATGATTTGTCGGTCGTTCGCTTTATTTCAGATCGTATCGCAGTTATTTATAAGGGTGTTATTGTAGAGGTTGCAGAGACAGAAGAATTGTTTAACAATCCAATTCACCCATATACTCAGGCCTTGCTTTCAGCGGTACCAATTCCAGACCCAATCTTGGAACGCAAGAAGGTCTTGAAGGTTTACGATCCAAGTCAACACGACTATGAGACTGACAAACCTTCTATGGTTGAAATCCGTCCAGGTCACTATGTTTGGGCTAACCAAGCTGAATTGGCACGTTATCAACAAGGATTAAACTAA
- a CDS encoding ABC transporter substrate-binding protein — translation MKVVRKLLAPLLVVGILLTSLISLHQLKADKKKDVFRIGISQFITHQSLDATREGFVDELAKQGYVEGKNIEIDLQNAQGEQRNLKTISQQLAESSDVVLAIATPSAQSLANTTQTTPVIFSAVTDPVSAKLVESREHPGGNVTGTSDQSSDAISTQINLIKKVLPKAKTIGILYTQSEPNSVVQKDETKRLLEEKGFTVVEKTILDSNNVKAAAESLMAEVDMVFVPTDNIISSTMETVKQVSIKHKVPVFGGSTEMIAVGGLYNYGTNYEELGRQTARMLIRVLKGEKPENIAVELPEKLELHTNKEMADALGIDISKLEGKE, via the coding sequence ATGAAAGTTGTTCGAAAATTACTAGCACCCCTCTTGGTAGTGGGGATCCTCTTGACCTCTCTGATCAGTTTGCATCAGTTGAAGGCAGATAAGAAAAAAGATGTGTTTCGTATCGGTATTTCGCAGTTTATTACCCACCAGTCCCTAGACGCCACTAGAGAAGGATTTGTGGATGAGCTGGCCAAGCAAGGCTATGTTGAGGGGAAAAATATTGAGATTGATTTGCAGAATGCACAGGGAGAACAAAGAAATCTAAAAACGATTTCCCAGCAACTAGCAGAATCTAGTGATGTCGTTCTAGCCATCGCAACGCCTTCTGCTCAGAGTTTGGCCAATACAACACAAACGACACCGGTTATCTTTTCAGCTGTAACAGATCCTGTCAGTGCCAAGTTGGTTGAGTCAAGAGAACATCCTGGGGGCAATGTGACTGGGACAAGTGACCAGTCATCAGATGCCATTTCAACCCAAATCAATTTGATAAAGAAAGTGTTGCCAAAGGCTAAAACAATTGGAATTCTCTATACTCAGAGCGAGCCAAACTCAGTTGTCCAAAAGGATGAAACTAAGCGCCTTCTGGAAGAAAAAGGCTTTACCGTTGTTGAAAAAACAATCTTGGACAGTAACAACGTCAAGGCTGCAGCAGAGAGTTTGATGGCTGAAGTGGATATGGTTTTTGTACCAACGGATAATATCATTTCGTCAACCATGGAAACAGTTAAGCAGGTTTCTATTAAACACAAGGTTCCAGTATTCGGTGGTTCAACAGAAATGATTGCGGTTGGTGGCTTGTATAACTACGGTACCAATTATGAAGAATTGGGACGGCAGACAGCTCGTATGTTGATTCGTGTTTTAAAAGGTGAGAAGCCAGAAAATATAGCAGTTGAGTTACCTGAAAAATTGGAATTGCATACTAACAAAGAAATGGCAGATGCACTAGGAATTGATATTAGTAAGTTAGAGGGCAAGGAATAG
- a CDS encoding ABC transporter permease, whose product MSFVLSSLSEGLLWSIMAIGVYLTFRILDIADMTAEGAFPLGAAVVVSQIQAGTNPWIATLLALLAGMIAGLVSGMLHTKMKIPALLTGIVTLTGLYSINIKIMGSVPNLSLGDSSTVFKQLASLGLTNEEAVFSFSLACLLLVCLVLTLLMKTEIGLVLRSTGDNIPMSESNGVNVDTMKIVGYMISNGLIALCGSLFAQNDGFSDVTSGTGTIVVGLSAVIIAEVLIHDLTIGGRLLSIGIGAIVYRLIILNIYEIPNLDQNLVRLFNAILLALVLFAPELQKRLKIRGLKLRNE is encoded by the coding sequence ATGAGTTTTGTATTATCTAGTTTATCAGAAGGTTTGTTGTGGTCGATTATGGCCATTGGAGTCTACTTGACTTTCCGTATTTTGGATATTGCGGATATGACTGCTGAAGGAGCCTTTCCTCTGGGGGCAGCTGTCGTCGTATCACAGATACAGGCAGGGACCAATCCTTGGATTGCGACCTTACTTGCTTTGCTGGCAGGTATGATTGCTGGTCTTGTGTCAGGAATGCTCCACACCAAGATGAAAATCCCAGCTCTCTTGACAGGGATTGTGACCTTGACAGGGCTTTATTCAATCAATATTAAAATCATGGGAAGTGTGCCCAATCTTTCCTTGGGAGATTCTTCAACTGTCTTTAAACAATTGGCGAGCTTGGGGCTGACAAATGAAGAAGCTGTTTTCTCATTCAGTTTGGCCTGTCTCTTACTTGTTTGTTTGGTCTTGACTCTTTTGATGAAAACGGAGATTGGCTTGGTCTTGCGTTCGACTGGGGACAATATTCCGATGAGTGAGTCCAATGGGGTCAATGTAGACACCATGAAGATTGTTGGTTACATGATTTCAAACGGTTTAATTGCCCTGTGTGGTTCCTTATTTGCTCAGAATGATGGATTTTCAGATGTGACTTCTGGGACAGGAACCATCGTTGTTGGTTTGAGTGCCGTGATTATTGCGGAAGTACTGATACATGATTTGACCATTGGAGGCCGCTTGTTATCTATCGGGATCGGTGCTATTGTTTACCGTTTGATTATTTTAAATATCTATGAAATTCCAAATCTAGATCAAAACCTGGTTCGTCTCTTTAATGCAATCTTACTCGCCTTGGTTTTATTTGCACCAGAATTGCAAAAGAGATTAAAGATTCGTGGTTTGAAACTGAGAAATGAATAG
- a CDS encoding ABC transporter ATP-binding protein — MASLLTLENIHKTFEAGTVNENHVLKGLDLEVEEGDFISVIGGNGAGKSTLMNILAGNLSVDEGDLLLAGKSIKNLSVRKRAKDIARVFQDPKMGTASRLTIEENMAIALRRGQKRGLGWGVKEKDRIQFQEALKELNIGLENRLKVDTQYLSGGQRQALTLVMAALVKPKLLLLDEHTAALDPKTSQMVMDLTQKIVEHHQLTTLMITHDMNHAIEYGNRLIMLYQGKIVVDVKGEEKKHLTVEDLMHLFQKNSGQSLVSDELVLG, encoded by the coding sequence ATGGCAAGTTTATTAACACTTGAAAATATTCACAAGACATTTGAAGCAGGGACGGTCAATGAGAACCATGTCCTCAAAGGATTAGATTTAGAAGTTGAAGAGGGAGATTTTATCTCTGTGATTGGTGGAAATGGCGCAGGGAAATCCACTTTGATGAATATCTTGGCTGGCAATCTATCGGTAGACGAAGGGGACCTTTTATTGGCAGGGAAATCCATTAAAAATCTGAGTGTCAGAAAGAGAGCCAAGGATATCGCCCGTGTTTTTCAAGATCCTAAGATGGGAACAGCTTCGCGTTTGACGATTGAGGAGAATATGGCTATTGCCTTGAGACGTGGGCAAAAGAGAGGGCTTGGTTGGGGCGTGAAGGAGAAGGATAGAATCCAGTTCCAAGAAGCCTTGAAGGAGTTGAATATTGGCCTTGAAAACCGCTTAAAAGTAGATACTCAATATCTCTCAGGAGGACAAAGACAGGCCTTGACCCTAGTCATGGCAGCTCTGGTGAAACCTAAACTTTTGCTTTTGGATGAACATACTGCGGCACTTGACCCGAAAACGAGTCAAATGGTGATGGATTTGACGCAAAAAATTGTGGAACATCATCAGTTGACGACTTTGATGATTACCCACGATATGAACCATGCGATTGAGTACGGAAATCGTCTCATTATGCTCTATCAAGGCAAGATAGTGGTGGATGTCAAGGGAGAAGAGAAGAAGCATCTGACAGTTGAAGATCTCATGCATCTCTTCCAAAAAAATAGTGGCCAAAGTCTAGTTAGTGATGAATTGGTTTTGGGATAA